Proteins encoded by one window of Ramlibacter tataouinensis:
- a CDS encoding helix-turn-helix domain-containing protein, which translates to MSLAASPALASTPPFGAQLRHWRQHRRLSQQGLAGEADISTRHLSFVETGRALPSREMVLRLAQRLDVPLRERNAMLVAAGYAPMYRERPLADPALAPARAAVDLILRAHEPNPALAVDRHWNLVAANRMLPHLLAGADADLLQAPVNVLRLSLHPRGLAGRIVNLGQWRAHLFERLRQQVQATGDPRLAELLAQLQALPAPVDARDARLEGEHLGVALPLQLRAADGRVLSFISTTTVFGTAVDVTVQELTLETFFPLDAATAGVLRELAAASGD; encoded by the coding sequence ATGAGCCTTGCCGCCAGCCCTGCCCTCGCCTCGACCCCGCCCTTCGGCGCCCAACTGCGCCACTGGCGCCAGCACCGCCGCCTGTCGCAGCAGGGGCTGGCGGGGGAGGCCGACATCTCGACCCGGCACCTGAGCTTCGTCGAGACCGGCCGCGCCCTGCCCAGCCGCGAGATGGTGCTGCGGCTGGCGCAGCGGCTGGACGTGCCGCTGCGCGAGCGCAATGCCATGCTGGTGGCGGCCGGCTACGCGCCGATGTACCGCGAGCGGCCGCTGGCCGACCCGGCGCTGGCCCCGGCCCGGGCGGCGGTGGACCTGATCCTGCGGGCGCACGAGCCCAACCCGGCGCTGGCGGTCGACCGGCACTGGAACCTGGTGGCGGCCAACCGCATGCTGCCGCACCTGCTGGCGGGAGCCGACGCCGACCTGCTGCAGGCTCCGGTCAACGTGCTGCGCCTGAGCCTCCACCCGCGCGGGCTGGCCGGGCGCATCGTCAACCTGGGGCAGTGGCGCGCCCACCTGTTCGAGCGGCTGCGCCAGCAGGTGCAGGCCACCGGGGACCCGCGGCTTGCCGAGCTGCTGGCGCAGCTGCAGGCCCTGCCGGCGCCGGTGGACGCCCGTGACGCCCGGCTCGAGGGCGAGCACCTGGGCGTGGCGCTGCCGCTGCAGTTGCGGGCAGCCGACGGGCGGGTGCTCAGCTTCATCAGCACCACCACCGTGTTCGGCACCGCGGTGGACGTGACCGTGCAGGAGCTGACGCTGGAGACCTTCTTCCCGCTGGACGCGGCCACCGCCGGCGTGTTGCGCGAGCTCGCGGCCGCGAGCGGGGACTGA
- the serC gene encoding 3-phosphoserine/phosphohydroxythreonine transaminase, whose product MTRVFNFSPGPATLPEAVLRQAADEMLDWHGSGMSVMEMSHRGKEFVAIHAEAEATLRELMGIPSNYKVLFLQGGAIGENAIVPMNLIARSGRADYVVTGDWSKKSVKEAKTYGTVNLAATGEASKFTAVPKQAEWKLDPGASYVHICSNETIGGVEFHWTPDTGDVPLVADMSSNILSRPIDVSRYGLIYAGAQKNMGPSGVTVVIVRDDLLGHALPITPSAFNYQLQAEADSMLNTPPTYAIYIAGLVYKHVKAQGGLAAMEEHNRAKAKILYDYLDASSFYRNPVAREDRSLMNVPFTLKDAALDEAFLKGAQERGMVQLKGHRSVGGIRASIYNAMPVEGVKALVGWMQEFERQHG is encoded by the coding sequence ATGACCCGCGTTTTCAACTTCAGCCCCGGCCCCGCCACCCTGCCCGAAGCCGTCCTGCGCCAGGCCGCCGACGAGATGCTCGACTGGCACGGCAGCGGCATGTCGGTGATGGAGATGAGCCATCGCGGCAAGGAGTTCGTGGCCATCCACGCCGAGGCCGAAGCCACCCTGCGCGAGCTGATGGGTATCCCGTCCAACTACAAGGTGCTGTTCCTGCAGGGCGGCGCGATCGGCGAGAACGCCATCGTTCCGATGAACCTGATCGCGCGCAGCGGCCGCGCCGACTACGTCGTCACCGGCGACTGGTCGAAGAAGTCGGTCAAGGAAGCCAAGACCTACGGCACCGTCAACCTGGCGGCCACTGGCGAGGCCTCGAAGTTCACGGCCGTTCCGAAGCAGGCCGAGTGGAAGCTCGATCCCGGCGCATCCTACGTGCACATCTGCTCCAACGAGACCATCGGCGGCGTCGAGTTCCACTGGACCCCCGACACCGGCGACGTGCCGCTGGTGGCCGACATGTCGTCCAACATCCTGTCGCGGCCGATCGACGTCAGCCGCTACGGGCTGATCTACGCCGGTGCGCAGAAGAACATGGGCCCGTCGGGCGTCACCGTGGTGATCGTGCGCGACGACCTGCTCGGGCACGCGCTGCCGATCACGCCCTCGGCGTTCAACTACCAGTTGCAGGCCGAAGCCGACTCCATGCTGAACACGCCGCCGACCTATGCGATCTACATCGCCGGGCTGGTCTACAAGCACGTCAAGGCCCAGGGCGGGCTGGCGGCCATGGAAGAGCACAACCGGGCCAAGGCGAAGATCCTGTACGACTACCTGGACGCCAGCAGCTTCTACCGCAACCCGGTCGCCCGCGAGGACCGCTCGCTGATGAACGTGCCGTTCACGCTGAAGGATGCGGCGCTCGACGAGGCGTTCCTGAAGGGCGCGCAGGAGCGCGGCATGGTCCAGCTCAAGGGCCACCGCTCGGTCGGCGGCATCCGCGCCTCGATTTACAACGCCATGCCGGTCGAGGGCGTCAAGGCGCTGGTCGGCTGGATGCAGGAATTCGAGAGGCAGCATGGCTAG
- a CDS encoding phosphoglycerate dehydrogenase has product MASRQRPFQVLLLNPISESGLQRLPPGRYQVGKDVPQPDAVLVRSADMHALQVPASVQAIARAGAGTNNIPVKAMTARGVPVFNAPGANANAVKELVLAGMLMAARNLPAAQRFVDTLDAATGDLERQVEDGKKAFAGFELAGQTLGVIGLGKVGCLVAQSALQLGMNVVGFDPEITVDAAWSLPSQVRRAASVAEVLRSSRFVSLHVPLVEATRHLVNADNLPLLKPGAVLLNFSREGVVDDAAVLHALDAGSLGRYVCDFPHGAILRHAGVIALPHLGASTREAEDNCAVMVAEQLRDYLEHGNIVNAVNFPGVVMARESAFRVAIANANVPNMLGQISTAMAQAGLNIHNMVNKSRGEMAYTLVDVDSAVSAQVLDELRAIEGVLAVRYLPVED; this is encoded by the coding sequence ATGGCTAGCCGGCAGCGCCCGTTCCAGGTGCTGCTGCTCAACCCGATCTCCGAATCGGGGCTGCAGCGCCTGCCGCCCGGGCGCTACCAGGTGGGCAAGGACGTGCCGCAGCCCGACGCCGTGCTGGTGCGCTCGGCCGACATGCACGCCCTGCAGGTGCCGGCCAGCGTGCAGGCCATCGCCCGCGCCGGCGCCGGCACCAACAACATCCCGGTCAAGGCCATGACCGCGCGCGGCGTGCCGGTGTTCAACGCGCCCGGCGCCAATGCCAATGCGGTCAAGGAGCTGGTGCTGGCCGGGATGCTCATGGCCGCCCGCAACCTGCCGGCGGCGCAGCGCTTCGTGGACACGCTCGATGCCGCCACCGGCGACCTGGAGCGGCAGGTCGAGGATGGCAAGAAGGCCTTTGCCGGCTTCGAGCTGGCCGGCCAGACCCTGGGCGTGATCGGGCTGGGCAAGGTCGGTTGCCTGGTGGCGCAGTCGGCCCTGCAACTGGGCATGAACGTGGTCGGCTTCGACCCCGAGATCACCGTCGATGCCGCCTGGAGCCTGCCCTCGCAGGTGCGGCGGGCCGCCAGCGTGGCCGAGGTGCTGCGCAGCTCGCGCTTCGTCAGCCTGCACGTGCCCCTGGTCGAGGCGACCCGGCACCTGGTCAATGCCGACAACCTGCCGCTGCTCAAGCCCGGCGCCGTGCTGCTGAACTTCTCGCGGGAGGGCGTGGTGGACGACGCCGCCGTGCTGCACGCGCTCGACGCCGGCTCGCTTGGCCGCTATGTCTGCGACTTCCCGCACGGCGCCATCCTGCGCCACGCGGGCGTGATCGCCTTGCCGCACCTGGGCGCTTCCACGCGCGAGGCCGAGGACAACTGCGCCGTGATGGTTGCCGAGCAGCTGCGCGACTACCTGGAGCACGGCAACATCGTCAACGCCGTCAATTTCCCCGGCGTCGTCATGGCGCGCGAATCGGCGTTCCGCGTGGCGATCGCCAATGCCAACGTGCCCAACATGCTGGGCCAGATCTCCACCGCCATGGCGCAGGCCGGCCTGAACATCCACAACATGGTCAACAAGTCGCGCGGCGAGATGGCCTACACGCTGGTGGATGTGGACAGCGCGGTGTCCGCCCAAGTGCTGGACGAGCTGCGCGCCATCGAGGGCGTGCTGGCGGTGCGCTACCTGCCGGTCGAAGACTGA
- a CDS encoding aconitate hydratase — MPHAFARTLKSFKIGRQTGSFYSLPALAEEFPNVRRLPVSMRIVLESVLRNCDGLKVKPEHVRQVASWSAHAPRTEEIPFVVARVVLQDFTGVPLLADLAAMRSTAARLGRDPGRIEPLVPVDLVVDHSIMVDHYGTKNALDLNMKLEFQRNRERYEFMKWGMQAFKTFGVVPPGFGIVHQVNLEYLARGVHKTPEGVYYPDSLVGTDSHTTMINGIGVVGWGVGGIEAEAAMLGQPVYMLTPDVVGFELTGRLREGCTATDLVLTVTELLRKHKVVGKFVEFFGEGTRTLAVPDRATIGNMAPEYGATMGFFPVDEKTIEYFRGTGRSKEEIDALEAYFRAQGLFGIPLAGELDYSQVVKLDLGEVTPSLSGPKRPQDRIELGNVKAQFTRLFSAPMAENGFNQPAQTLQTRQLLHPGGEAPDLKTPAAPPLRRGAIDSETEMVTNRPTLASAQFEAPATLSAPHDVTIGNGDVLIAAITSCTNTSNPGVLLAAGLLAKKAVEAGMSVQPHIKTSLAPGSRIVTEYLQKTGLLPYLERLGFTVAGYGCTTCIGNSGDLAPEINEAIAKGDLVCAAVLSGNRNFEARIHPNLKANFLASPPLVVAYALAGTVLRDLMTEPVGKGHDGKDVWLGDIWPSSEEVHKLMKFAMDGDAFRRNYAKVKEDPGELWKGIRGVTGDTYAWPSSTYIAEPPLFHGFDPQPPAANDSKQDVSVRGARVMALFGDSITTDHISPAGSIKADSPAGQWLLAHGVVQPDFNSYGSRRGNHDVMMRGTFANVRIKNLMIPALPDGSRVEGGLTLYRDAQGRQEQMPIFDAAMKYVAEGRPTVIFAGEEYGTGSSRDWAAKGTQLLGIKAVIARSFERIHRSNLVGMGVLPLQFQDTDTWQSLQLDGSELVDVIPDPSLRPRSDARVVVRRADGSSREITVTLRIDTEIEVQYYRHGGILPFVLRQLLAA; from the coding sequence ATGCCGCACGCCTTTGCCCGCACCCTGAAGAGCTTCAAGATCGGCCGGCAAACCGGCAGCTTCTATTCGCTGCCGGCGCTGGCGGAGGAGTTCCCCAACGTCCGGCGCCTGCCGGTGTCGATGCGCATCGTGCTGGAGTCGGTGCTGCGCAACTGCGACGGGCTGAAGGTCAAGCCGGAGCACGTGCGGCAGGTCGCCAGCTGGTCGGCCCATGCGCCGCGTACTGAAGAGATCCCGTTCGTGGTGGCGCGGGTGGTGCTGCAGGACTTCACCGGCGTGCCGCTGCTGGCCGACCTGGCCGCCATGCGCAGCACCGCCGCCCGGCTGGGCCGCGACCCCGGCCGCATCGAGCCGCTGGTGCCGGTGGACCTGGTGGTGGACCACTCGATCATGGTCGACCACTACGGCACGAAGAACGCGCTCGACCTGAACATGAAGCTGGAATTCCAGCGCAACCGCGAGCGCTACGAATTCATGAAGTGGGGCATGCAGGCCTTCAAGACCTTCGGCGTGGTGCCGCCCGGCTTCGGCATCGTGCACCAGGTCAACCTGGAGTACCTGGCGCGCGGCGTGCACAAGACGCCCGAGGGCGTGTACTACCCCGACTCGCTGGTGGGCACCGACAGCCACACCACCATGATCAACGGCATCGGGGTGGTCGGCTGGGGCGTGGGCGGCATCGAGGCCGAGGCCGCCATGCTGGGCCAGCCGGTGTACATGCTCACGCCCGACGTGGTCGGCTTCGAGCTGACCGGCCGCCTGCGCGAGGGCTGCACCGCGACCGACCTGGTGCTCACCGTGACCGAGCTGCTGCGCAAGCACAAGGTGGTGGGCAAGTTCGTCGAATTCTTCGGCGAGGGCACGCGCACGCTGGCCGTGCCCGACCGCGCCACCATCGGCAACATGGCGCCCGAGTACGGCGCCACCATGGGCTTCTTCCCGGTCGACGAAAAGACCATCGAGTACTTCCGCGGCACCGGCCGCAGCAAGGAGGAGATCGACGCGCTGGAGGCCTACTTCCGCGCCCAGGGCCTGTTCGGCATCCCGCTGGCCGGCGAGCTGGACTACTCGCAGGTGGTGAAGCTCGACCTGGGCGAGGTCACGCCCAGCCTGTCCGGCCCGAAGCGGCCGCAGGACCGCATCGAGCTGGGCAATGTCAAGGCGCAGTTCACCCGCCTGTTCAGCGCGCCGATGGCCGAGAACGGCTTCAACCAGCCGGCGCAGACGCTGCAGACGCGGCAGCTGCTGCACCCCGGCGGGGAGGCGCCCGACCTGAAGACGCCGGCCGCCCCGCCGCTGCGGCGGGGGGCGATCGACTCGGAGACCGAGATGGTGACCAACCGGCCGACGCTGGCCTCGGCCCAGTTCGAGGCCCCGGCCACGCTATCGGCGCCGCACGATGTGACCATCGGCAATGGCGACGTGCTGATCGCCGCCATCACCAGCTGCACCAACACATCCAACCCCGGCGTGCTGCTGGCGGCCGGCCTGCTGGCGAAAAAGGCGGTGGAGGCCGGCATGAGCGTGCAGCCGCACATCAAGACTTCGCTGGCACCCGGCTCGCGCATCGTCACGGAGTACCTGCAGAAGACCGGCCTGCTGCCCTACCTGGAGCGGCTGGGCTTCACGGTGGCCGGCTACGGCTGCACCACCTGCATCGGCAACTCGGGCGACCTGGCGCCGGAGATCAACGAGGCGATCGCCAAGGGTGACCTGGTGTGCGCGGCGGTTCTGTCGGGCAACCGCAACTTCGAGGCCCGCATCCACCCCAACCTCAAGGCCAACTTCCTGGCCAGCCCGCCGCTGGTGGTGGCCTACGCGCTGGCCGGCACCGTGCTGAGGGACCTGATGACCGAGCCGGTCGGCAAGGGCCACGACGGCAAGGATGTCTGGCTGGGCGACATCTGGCCGTCGAGCGAGGAGGTCCACAAGCTGATGAAGTTCGCCATGGACGGCGACGCGTTCCGGCGCAACTACGCCAAGGTCAAGGAGGATCCGGGCGAGCTGTGGAAGGGCATCCGCGGCGTCACCGGCGACACCTACGCCTGGCCGTCCAGCACCTACATCGCCGAGCCGCCGCTGTTCCACGGCTTCGATCCGCAGCCGCCGGCCGCCAACGACTCGAAGCAGGACGTGTCGGTGCGCGGCGCGCGCGTGATGGCGCTGTTCGGCGACTCGATCACCACCGACCACATCTCGCCGGCCGGCTCGATCAAGGCCGACTCGCCGGCCGGCCAGTGGCTGCTGGCGCATGGCGTGGTCCAGCCCGACTTCAACAGCTACGGCTCGCGCCGCGGCAACCATGACGTGATGATGCGGGGCACCTTCGCCAACGTGCGCATCAAGAACCTGATGATCCCGGCGCTTCCCGACGGCTCGCGGGTCGAGGGCGGACTCACGCTGTACCGCGACGCGCAGGGCCGACAGGAGCAGATGCCGATCTTCGACGCCGCGATGAAGTACGTCGCCGAGGGCCGGCCGACCGTGATCTTCGCCGGCGAGGAATACGGCACCGGCTCCTCGCGCGACTGGGCGGCCAAGGGCACCCAGCTGCTGGGCATCAAGGCGGTGATCGCGCGCAGCTTCGAGCGCATCCACCGCAGCAACCTGGTGGGCATGGGCGTGCTGCCGCTGCAGTTCCAGGACACCGACACCTGGCAGTCGCTGCAGCTCGATGGCTCCGAGCTGGTCGACGTGATCCCCGACCCCTCGCTGCGCCCGCGCAGCGATGCCAGGGTGGTGGTCCGGCGCGCCGACGGCAGCAGCCGCGAGATCACGGTGACGCTGCGCATCGACACCGAGATCGAGGTGCAGTACTACCGGCACGGCGGCAT